Genomic segment of Elusimicrobiota bacterium:
CCATTAAGAATTTTTATTGTTTCTTTTCCTCCAATATTTCCTAATGCAATTGCAGAATAAAATCTTACAAGAGGATGTTTATCATTTAATAAGGCATCAGATAAACTTTCAATTGTCTTTTTATCTCCATATTCACCTAATATTCTTGCGGCTGCTGCTCTAACATCTGGATGAGTATCATTTTTCAACGACTCTATTAATTGAGAATATATTGATTCATCTTTAAATTTTCCAAATGAATAAGATATAAAATCAGTTCTTGCAACAAAATCTTTTTCTTTTTTGAATCTTTTCAAGATTGGTTGTATTGCTTTGGGGTCTCCTATCTTACCTAATGCAGAACAAACAGCAACTCTTATTTGCCTATTCTCATCATTAAGAGTGTTTATTAGCGGATTAACAGCATTTTTGCTTTTCATCTCCCCTAAAAATACTGCAGAATATCCACGAATTTCGTCATTCTTATCTGTAAGCGATTCAATGGCAGGTTGTATCACTTTTTCATCTTTTGTATAAGCAAGTTGTGTAAAAACCAAATAACGATATTTTGGATCTTTAGTT
This window contains:
- a CDS encoding HEAT repeat domain-containing protein, which gives rise to MWKKKLISIVFGICLFVFQSPNIFTQPPNEKETKNKVKQYCQELEKICKQEKDLNLARQKTIEQMKGLANVSKQSVPYLITEFKNKTKDPKYRYLVFTQLAYTKDEKVIQPAIESLTDKNDEIRGYSAVFLGEMKSKNAVNPLINTLNDENRQIRVAVCSALGKIGDPKAIQPILKRFKKEKDFVARTDFISYSFGKFKDESIYSQLIESLKNDTHPDVRAAAARILGEYGDKKTIESLSDALLNDKHPLVRFYSAIALGNIGGKETIKILNGADKTEKDNLVKTGIKKAIKNIGVK